Proteins from one Primulina huaijiensis isolate GDHJ02 chromosome 18, ASM1229523v2, whole genome shotgun sequence genomic window:
- the LOC140964827 gene encoding F-box protein SNE-like: protein MVRVHDAEDKVEKRVKFCINDNRDVLIEILKRLDDRSLGVAACVCRLWCGLTRNDSLWMHLCFRHLSPPPEGVRMVVAALGGYRRLYMVCVKPVLRVRGGGELDAEWSRHEVELSLSLFCVDYYERFLLGGGRIGGDSTAAATASPSSLLFLCKCNPINV from the coding sequence ATGGTGCGAGTGCATGATGCGGAGGACAAGGTGGAGAAGAGGGTCAAATTCTGCATAAATGATAACAGGGACGTGCTGATCGAGATACTCAAAAGGCTGGACGACCGTTCCCTCGGCGTGGCGGCGTGCGTGTGCCGCTTGTGGTGTGGGTTGACTCGCAACGATTCCCTCTGGATGCATCTCTGTTTCAGGCACCTGTCGCCGCCTCCGGAGGGCGTGAGGATGGTGGTTGCGGCGTTGGGAGGATACCGTAGGCTGTACATGGTGTGCGTGAAGCCGGTGCTGAGGGTGCGTGGCGGCGGGGAGTTGGACGCCGAGTGGAGTAGGCATGAGGTGGAGCTCTCTTTGTCGTTGTTCTGTGTGGACTACTATGAAAGGTTTTTGCTCGGCGGCGGAAGAATAGGTGGTGACTCGACCGCGGCAGCGACGGCGAGCCCCTCTTCTCTCTTGTTTCTGTGCAAGTGCAATCCCATCAACGTTTGA
- the LOC140964463 gene encoding uncharacterized protein isoform X1, with amino-acid sequence MLCFGDCGIREKEQRKKMLSRSSFTFPRNEGFRPQNLGQNALAMIGNLCFSLFVIGVLIFTIIAATYEPEDPLFHPSTKITTFLTSESSATFKSDIAVVKTGEDFVASNQTAFATFINITDVESAALSEVGDPDIVSETTVCRVNDPIGCRDPDVFHLMMRSAIEYFKDIHFYRFGKPVPGSFENSCHMAWRFRPKEGKAAAFYKDYRSFMLERSDNCTLSVVKIGDYHSGGNARKRKRKRKGKNEEKDKEVFEKVQSKVEANPIALPEVGETVNDALPEVESEGSFSRGRYLIYSGGGDRCKSMQQYLWSFMCMLGEAQYLNRTLIMDLNLCLSKIYSSSGQDEEGKDFRFYFDFEHLMDSTSVLDQTQFWMDWNKWQLKDGLNLHLVEDFRTTPMKLSAVKDTLIMRKFGSVEPDNYWYRVCEGEAESVIQRPWHMIWKSRRLLDVASAIASRMNWDFDSVHVERGEKASNKELWPNVDRDTSPEALLASLADKIEDGRNLYIATNEPEASFFDPLKDKYSTHFLDEYKYLWDQNSDWYEEMTKLNKGNPVEFDGYMRVSVDTEVFLRGKIQIETFNDLTKDCKDGINTCTSAS; translated from the coding sequence ATGTTATGTTTTGGCGATTGTGGCATCAGGGAAAAagaacaaagaaagaaaatgttgAGTCGTTCTTCATTTACTTTTCCGAGGAATGAAGGTTTCAGGCCTCAAAATTTAGGTCAAAATGCGTTGGCGATGATAGGGAACCTCTGCTTCTCTTTATTTGTGATCGGGGTCTTGATTTTCACTATAATTGCGGCAACGTATGAGCCTGAAGATCCATTGTTCCACCCTTCCACGAAGATAACTACTTTCCTCACATCAGAATCCAGTGCCACCTTTAAATCTGATATCGCTGTAGTGAAGACCGGGGAAGACTTTGTAGCTTCCAATCAAACTGCATTTGCAACTTTTATAAACATCACTGATGTTGAGTCTGCTGCCCTGAGTGAAGTTGGAGATCCTGATATTGTTTCTGAGACAACTGTTTGCAGGGTCAACGATCCCATTGGCTGTCGTGATCCAGATGTTTTCCATTTAATGATGCGGTCTGCCATTGAGTACTTCAAGGACATTCACTTTTACCGGTTTGGAAAGCCTGTTCCGGGGAGTTTTGAAAATTCTTGCCACATGGCATGGCGATTCAGGCCCAAGGAAGGCAAGGCTGCTGCGTTTTACAAGGATTATAGGAGTTTTATGCTTGAGAGATCTGATAATTGCACTCTCAGTGTAGTTAAGATCGGTGACTATCATTCGGGTGGGAATGCGCggaagaggaagaggaagaggaagGGAAAGAACGAGGAAAAGGATAAGGAGGTGTTCGAGAAGGTGCAGTCAAAGGTGGAGGCTAACCCTATTGCCTTACCAGAAGTTGGGGAAACTGTTAACGACGCACTTCCTGAGGTGGAATCAGAGGGTTCGTTCAGTCGTGGAAGGTATTTGATTTATTCTGGCGGTGGGGATAGGTGTAAGAGCATGCAACAATACTTGTGGAGTTTCATGTGTATGTTGGGGGAGGCGCAGTATTTAAATCGAACTCTTATCATGGATCTGAATTTGTGCTTGTCTAAGATATACAGTTCGTCTGGTCAGGATGAGGAAGGAAAAGATTTCAGGTTTTACTTTGACTTCGAGCACCTGATGGATTCGACATCTGTGCTTGACCAGACTCAGTTCTGGATGGACTGGAACAAGTGGCAGCTCAAAGATGGCTTAAATCTGCATCTCGTGGAGGATTTCAGGACCACGCCAATGAAGCTTTCTGCTGTCAAGGATACGTTAATTATGAGGAAGTTTGGCTCTGTGGAGCCTGACAATTACTGGTACCGTGTGTGTGAAGGTGAAGCAGAGTCAGTTATCCAACGGCCATGGCATATGATTTGGAAGAGTAGAAGGTTGTTGGACGTAGCATCAGCTATTGCGTCCAGAATGAACTGGGATTTTGACTCTGTTCACGTTGAGAGAGGTGAGAAAGCTAGCAACAAGGAGCTGTGGCCTAATGTCGATAGAGATACTTCACCAGAAGCTCTTCTGGCCAGTTTAGCCGACAAAATTGAAGACGGAAGGAACCTTTATATTGCAACAAACGAACCAGAGGCTTCCTTCTTTGATCCTTTAAAAGACAAGTACTCCACACACTTTCTTGATGAATATAAATATCTGTGGGATCAAAATAGTGACTGGTATGAAGAAATGACAAAGCTGAATAAGGGAAATCCAGTTGAGTTTGATGGATACATGAGGGTTTCTGTGGACACCGAAGTGTTCTTGAGGGGCAAAATACAGATTGAAACTTTTAACGATCTCACAAAAGATTGCAAGGATGGTATCAATACCTGCACCTCTGCTAGCTAA
- the LOC140964079 gene encoding uncharacterized protein isoform X1, whose amino-acid sequence MRGIDRILLQICRQLHTIPRDRPSDTLKMKVAEIRKNKKTRNPKKNKLFVEVPESRSFLDTATMPMILTVVGTALFAKLLMMYDESTSQERLERKIKNAPPGQGTVRMLTREEWEVIKDLPPRTPFESKLARSNAQIRTGEPVHLEDLKDWTVDVLTDGLTRAEETVRRGSN is encoded by the exons ATGCGTGGAATTGACCGGATATTACTGCAAATTTGTAGACAACTGCATACAATACCCCGTGATAGGCCCAGTGATACCTTGAAGATGAAGGTTGCTGAAATACGAAAGAACAAAAAAACCAGAAatccaaagaaaaataaactttttgtgGAAGTTCCAGAGTCAAGATCTTTTCTTGACACAGCAACCATGCCAATGATACTCACGGTTGTGGGAACTGCTCTATTCGCGAAGCTCCTTATGATG TATGACGAGTCCACGTCCCAGGAAAGACTCGAGCGAAAGATAAAGAATGCCCCTCCTGGTCAGGGAACAGTTAGAATGCTTACTCGTGAGGAGTGGGAAGTAATTAAAGATCTTCCGCCAAGGACTCCATTTGAATCCAAGCTTGCTCGTTCAAATGCACAAATAAGGACCGGCGAACCTGTGCACTtg GAAGATCTGAAGGATTGGACCGTGGACGTGTTGACAGATGGCCTCACACGAGCTGAGGAAACTGTCAGACGTGGATCCAACTAG
- the LOC140964079 gene encoding uncharacterized protein isoform X3 has protein sequence MKVAEIRKNKKTRNPKKNKLFVEVPESRSFLDTATMPMILTVVGTALFAKLLMMYDESTSQERLERKIKNAPPGQGTVRMLTREEWEVIKDLPPRTPFESKLARSNAQIRTGEPVHLEDLKDWTVDVLTDGLTRAEETVRRGSN, from the exons ATGAAGGTTGCTGAAATACGAAAGAACAAAAAAACCAGAAatccaaagaaaaataaactttttgtgGAAGTTCCAGAGTCAAGATCTTTTCTTGACACAGCAACCATGCCAATGATACTCACGGTTGTGGGAACTGCTCTATTCGCGAAGCTCCTTATGATG TATGACGAGTCCACGTCCCAGGAAAGACTCGAGCGAAAGATAAAGAATGCCCCTCCTGGTCAGGGAACAGTTAGAATGCTTACTCGTGAGGAGTGGGAAGTAATTAAAGATCTTCCGCCAAGGACTCCATTTGAATCCAAGCTTGCTCGTTCAAATGCACAAATAAGGACCGGCGAACCTGTGCACTtg GAAGATCTGAAGGATTGGACCGTGGACGTGTTGACAGATGGCCTCACACGAGCTGAGGAAACTGTCAGACGTGGATCCAACTAG
- the LOC140965305 gene encoding uncharacterized protein, which translates to MVSPGFFLICMLHSLVALTCGGLMMFYSDEVFVFSHGKEHASKLLGSTPHDQLLIQTSDSFSGLLLFAIGILLFMVAFVNDREFHSFFPKGCVILHVAMATWRIYFERKVEVLGLDWLRLVVGDIVLGLSWVLFLVYSWREKYD; encoded by the coding sequence ATGGTATCCCCTGGTTTTTTTCTGATCTGTATGCTCCATTCCTTGGTGGCCTTAACATGTGGAGGCCTGATGATGTTCTATAGCGATGAAGTGTTTGTGTTTAGCCATGGAAAGGAGCATGCTAGCAAGCTTTTGGGTTCAACTCCCCATGATCAGCTGTTAATTCAGACATCCGATTCGTTCTCTGGTTTGCTATTGTTTGCTATTGGGATTCTGTTGTTTATGGTGGCCTTTGTGAATGACAGGGAGTTTCATAGTTTTTTCCCCAAAGGCTGTGTAATTCTCCACGTCGCAATGGCGACTTGGAGAATATACTTTGAGAGGAAGGTTGAAGTTCTCGGGCTGGATTGGTTGAGACTGGTTGTTGGTGACATTGTTTTGGGACTTTCTTGGGTTCTCTTTCTTGTGTATTCGTGGAGAGAGAAGTATGACTAG
- the LOC140964079 gene encoding uncharacterized protein isoform X2, protein MRGIDRILLQICRQLHTIPRDRPSDTLKMKVAEIRKNKKTRNPKKNKLFVEVPESRSFLDTATMPMILTVVGTALFAKLLMMYDESTSQERLERKIKNAPPGQGTVRMLTREEWEVIKDLPPRTPFESKLARSNAQIRTGEPVHLPI, encoded by the exons ATGCGTGGAATTGACCGGATATTACTGCAAATTTGTAGACAACTGCATACAATACCCCGTGATAGGCCCAGTGATACCTTGAAGATGAAGGTTGCTGAAATACGAAAGAACAAAAAAACCAGAAatccaaagaaaaataaactttttgtgGAAGTTCCAGAGTCAAGATCTTTTCTTGACACAGCAACCATGCCAATGATACTCACGGTTGTGGGAACTGCTCTATTCGCGAAGCTCCTTATGATG TATGACGAGTCCACGTCCCAGGAAAGACTCGAGCGAAAGATAAAGAATGCCCCTCCTGGTCAGGGAACAGTTAGAATGCTTACTCGTGAGGAGTGGGAAGTAATTAAAGATCTTCCGCCAAGGACTCCATTTGAATCCAAGCTTGCTCGTTCAAATGCACAAATAAGGACCGGCGAACCTGTGCACTtg CCGATCTAG
- the LOC140964702 gene encoding (S)-ureidoglycine aminohydrolase-like isoform X2, with the protein MKNLAEVKFLDRMESFSIHSLLLALFFLCDLRISFSQQGICSAPSILDSPPLYWKATNPTLSPAHLRELPGFTRSVYGKDHALITPESHVFSPLPDWINTLGAYLITPPMGSHFVMYLAKMQENSKSGLPPSDVERFLFVLQGVVTLSIMSGINHELEVDSYAYLPPNLEHSLKSDNFATLIVFERRHAHLENHMADLIVGSTDKQSLLETPGEVFELRKLLPTSLAYDFNIHIMDFQPGEFLNVKEVHYNQHGLLILEGQGIYRLGNSWYPVEAGDAIWMAPFVPQWYGALGKTRSRYLLYKDVNRNPLL; encoded by the exons ATGAAAAATTTAGCAGAAGTGAAGTTCTTGGATAGGATGGAATCTTTTTCAATTCATTCTCTCTTACTTGCATTATTCTTTCTCT GTGATTTGCGAATCTCATTTTCGCAACAAGGGATTTGCTCTGCTCCATCAATCTTGGACTCTCCGCCACTCTATTGGAAAGCCACCAACCCCACTCTTTCACCAGCTCATCTTCGAG AGTTACCAGGATTCACCCGCAGTGTGTACGGAAAGGACCATGCTCTGATTACTCCTGAAAGTCATGTGTTTAGCCCTTTGCCTGATTG GATTAACACTCTGGGTGCTTATCTTATTACTCCCCCCATGGGTTCACATTTTGTAATGTATCTGGCAAAGATGCAAG AAAATTCGAAATCAGGACTACCTCCAAGTGATGTTGAGAG GTTCTTGTTTGTCCTTCAAGGTGTGGTAACTCTCAGTATAATGTCTGGCATAAATCATGAGCTAGAG GTGGATTCGTACGCATATCTTCCTCCAAACTTAGAACATTCCTTGAAATCTGATAATTTTGCCACTCTTATTGTATTCGAAAGAAG GCATGCCCATTTGGAAAACCATATGGCCGATCTGATTGTTGGTTCAACCGATAAGCAGTCCCTTCTTGAAACCCCAGGCGAG GTTTTTGAGTTGAGAAAACTTCTTCCAACCTCTTTGGCTTATGATTTCAACATTCAT ATCATGGATTTTCAGCCGGGTGAATTCCTCAATGTTAAG GAAGTTCACTATAATCAGCATGGTCTGCTGATTTTGGAAGGGCAAGGCATATACCGCTTAGGGAACAGCTG GTATCCAGTTGAAGCGGGTGATGCAATATGGATGGCCCCATTTGTGCCTCAGTG GTATGGTGCCCTTGGCAAGACCAGGTCCCGCTATTTGCTGTACAAAGACGTCAATAGAAACCCTTTACTGTGA
- the LOC140964702 gene encoding (S)-ureidoglycine aminohydrolase-like isoform X1 — protein MKNLAEVKFLDRMESFSIHSLLLALFFLCIRDLRISFSQQGICSAPSILDSPPLYWKATNPTLSPAHLRELPGFTRSVYGKDHALITPESHVFSPLPDWINTLGAYLITPPMGSHFVMYLAKMQENSKSGLPPSDVERFLFVLQGVVTLSIMSGINHELEVDSYAYLPPNLEHSLKSDNFATLIVFERRHAHLENHMADLIVGSTDKQSLLETPGEVFELRKLLPTSLAYDFNIHIMDFQPGEFLNVKEVHYNQHGLLILEGQGIYRLGNSWYPVEAGDAIWMAPFVPQWYGALGKTRSRYLLYKDVNRNPLL, from the exons ATGAAAAATTTAGCAGAAGTGAAGTTCTTGGATAGGATGGAATCTTTTTCAATTCATTCTCTCTTACTTGCATTATTCTTTCTCTGTATAC GTGATTTGCGAATCTCATTTTCGCAACAAGGGATTTGCTCTGCTCCATCAATCTTGGACTCTCCGCCACTCTATTGGAAAGCCACCAACCCCACTCTTTCACCAGCTCATCTTCGAG AGTTACCAGGATTCACCCGCAGTGTGTACGGAAAGGACCATGCTCTGATTACTCCTGAAAGTCATGTGTTTAGCCCTTTGCCTGATTG GATTAACACTCTGGGTGCTTATCTTATTACTCCCCCCATGGGTTCACATTTTGTAATGTATCTGGCAAAGATGCAAG AAAATTCGAAATCAGGACTACCTCCAAGTGATGTTGAGAG GTTCTTGTTTGTCCTTCAAGGTGTGGTAACTCTCAGTATAATGTCTGGCATAAATCATGAGCTAGAG GTGGATTCGTACGCATATCTTCCTCCAAACTTAGAACATTCCTTGAAATCTGATAATTTTGCCACTCTTATTGTATTCGAAAGAAG GCATGCCCATTTGGAAAACCATATGGCCGATCTGATTGTTGGTTCAACCGATAAGCAGTCCCTTCTTGAAACCCCAGGCGAG GTTTTTGAGTTGAGAAAACTTCTTCCAACCTCTTTGGCTTATGATTTCAACATTCAT ATCATGGATTTTCAGCCGGGTGAATTCCTCAATGTTAAG GAAGTTCACTATAATCAGCATGGTCTGCTGATTTTGGAAGGGCAAGGCATATACCGCTTAGGGAACAGCTG GTATCCAGTTGAAGCGGGTGATGCAATATGGATGGCCCCATTTGTGCCTCAGTG GTATGGTGCCCTTGGCAAGACCAGGTCCCGCTATTTGCTGTACAAAGACGTCAATAGAAACCCTTTACTGTGA
- the LOC140964702 gene encoding (S)-ureidoglycine aminohydrolase-like isoform X3 codes for MRCHSNWQLIHLSFKRTEDEKFSRSDLRISFSQQGICSAPSILDSPPLYWKATNPTLSPAHLRELPGFTRSVYGKDHALITPESHVFSPLPDWINTLGAYLITPPMGSHFVMYLAKMQENSKSGLPPSDVERFLFVLQGVVTLSIMSGINHELEVDSYAYLPPNLEHSLKSDNFATLIVFERRHAHLENHMADLIVGSTDKQSLLETPGEVFELRKLLPTSLAYDFNIHIMDFQPGEFLNVKEVHYNQHGLLILEGQGIYRLGNSWYPVEAGDAIWMAPFVPQWYGALGKTRSRYLLYKDVNRNPLL; via the exons ATGCGGTGTCATAGTAATTGGCAGCTGATTCATCTCTCATTTAAAAGGACGGAAGATGAAAAATTTAGCAGAA GTGATTTGCGAATCTCATTTTCGCAACAAGGGATTTGCTCTGCTCCATCAATCTTGGACTCTCCGCCACTCTATTGGAAAGCCACCAACCCCACTCTTTCACCAGCTCATCTTCGAG AGTTACCAGGATTCACCCGCAGTGTGTACGGAAAGGACCATGCTCTGATTACTCCTGAAAGTCATGTGTTTAGCCCTTTGCCTGATTG GATTAACACTCTGGGTGCTTATCTTATTACTCCCCCCATGGGTTCACATTTTGTAATGTATCTGGCAAAGATGCAAG AAAATTCGAAATCAGGACTACCTCCAAGTGATGTTGAGAG GTTCTTGTTTGTCCTTCAAGGTGTGGTAACTCTCAGTATAATGTCTGGCATAAATCATGAGCTAGAG GTGGATTCGTACGCATATCTTCCTCCAAACTTAGAACATTCCTTGAAATCTGATAATTTTGCCACTCTTATTGTATTCGAAAGAAG GCATGCCCATTTGGAAAACCATATGGCCGATCTGATTGTTGGTTCAACCGATAAGCAGTCCCTTCTTGAAACCCCAGGCGAG GTTTTTGAGTTGAGAAAACTTCTTCCAACCTCTTTGGCTTATGATTTCAACATTCAT ATCATGGATTTTCAGCCGGGTGAATTCCTCAATGTTAAG GAAGTTCACTATAATCAGCATGGTCTGCTGATTTTGGAAGGGCAAGGCATATACCGCTTAGGGAACAGCTG GTATCCAGTTGAAGCGGGTGATGCAATATGGATGGCCCCATTTGTGCCTCAGTG GTATGGTGCCCTTGGCAAGACCAGGTCCCGCTATTTGCTGTACAAAGACGTCAATAGAAACCCTTTACTGTGA
- the LOC140964463 gene encoding uncharacterized protein isoform X2: protein MLSRSSFTFPRNEGFRPQNLGQNALAMIGNLCFSLFVIGVLIFTIIAATYEPEDPLFHPSTKITTFLTSESSATFKSDIAVVKTGEDFVASNQTAFATFINITDVESAALSEVGDPDIVSETTVCRVNDPIGCRDPDVFHLMMRSAIEYFKDIHFYRFGKPVPGSFENSCHMAWRFRPKEGKAAAFYKDYRSFMLERSDNCTLSVVKIGDYHSGGNARKRKRKRKGKNEEKDKEVFEKVQSKVEANPIALPEVGETVNDALPEVESEGSFSRGRYLIYSGGGDRCKSMQQYLWSFMCMLGEAQYLNRTLIMDLNLCLSKIYSSSGQDEEGKDFRFYFDFEHLMDSTSVLDQTQFWMDWNKWQLKDGLNLHLVEDFRTTPMKLSAVKDTLIMRKFGSVEPDNYWYRVCEGEAESVIQRPWHMIWKSRRLLDVASAIASRMNWDFDSVHVERGEKASNKELWPNVDRDTSPEALLASLADKIEDGRNLYIATNEPEASFFDPLKDKYSTHFLDEYKYLWDQNSDWYEEMTKLNKGNPVEFDGYMRVSVDTEVFLRGKIQIETFNDLTKDCKDGINTCTSAS, encoded by the coding sequence atgttgAGTCGTTCTTCATTTACTTTTCCGAGGAATGAAGGTTTCAGGCCTCAAAATTTAGGTCAAAATGCGTTGGCGATGATAGGGAACCTCTGCTTCTCTTTATTTGTGATCGGGGTCTTGATTTTCACTATAATTGCGGCAACGTATGAGCCTGAAGATCCATTGTTCCACCCTTCCACGAAGATAACTACTTTCCTCACATCAGAATCCAGTGCCACCTTTAAATCTGATATCGCTGTAGTGAAGACCGGGGAAGACTTTGTAGCTTCCAATCAAACTGCATTTGCAACTTTTATAAACATCACTGATGTTGAGTCTGCTGCCCTGAGTGAAGTTGGAGATCCTGATATTGTTTCTGAGACAACTGTTTGCAGGGTCAACGATCCCATTGGCTGTCGTGATCCAGATGTTTTCCATTTAATGATGCGGTCTGCCATTGAGTACTTCAAGGACATTCACTTTTACCGGTTTGGAAAGCCTGTTCCGGGGAGTTTTGAAAATTCTTGCCACATGGCATGGCGATTCAGGCCCAAGGAAGGCAAGGCTGCTGCGTTTTACAAGGATTATAGGAGTTTTATGCTTGAGAGATCTGATAATTGCACTCTCAGTGTAGTTAAGATCGGTGACTATCATTCGGGTGGGAATGCGCggaagaggaagaggaagaggaagGGAAAGAACGAGGAAAAGGATAAGGAGGTGTTCGAGAAGGTGCAGTCAAAGGTGGAGGCTAACCCTATTGCCTTACCAGAAGTTGGGGAAACTGTTAACGACGCACTTCCTGAGGTGGAATCAGAGGGTTCGTTCAGTCGTGGAAGGTATTTGATTTATTCTGGCGGTGGGGATAGGTGTAAGAGCATGCAACAATACTTGTGGAGTTTCATGTGTATGTTGGGGGAGGCGCAGTATTTAAATCGAACTCTTATCATGGATCTGAATTTGTGCTTGTCTAAGATATACAGTTCGTCTGGTCAGGATGAGGAAGGAAAAGATTTCAGGTTTTACTTTGACTTCGAGCACCTGATGGATTCGACATCTGTGCTTGACCAGACTCAGTTCTGGATGGACTGGAACAAGTGGCAGCTCAAAGATGGCTTAAATCTGCATCTCGTGGAGGATTTCAGGACCACGCCAATGAAGCTTTCTGCTGTCAAGGATACGTTAATTATGAGGAAGTTTGGCTCTGTGGAGCCTGACAATTACTGGTACCGTGTGTGTGAAGGTGAAGCAGAGTCAGTTATCCAACGGCCATGGCATATGATTTGGAAGAGTAGAAGGTTGTTGGACGTAGCATCAGCTATTGCGTCCAGAATGAACTGGGATTTTGACTCTGTTCACGTTGAGAGAGGTGAGAAAGCTAGCAACAAGGAGCTGTGGCCTAATGTCGATAGAGATACTTCACCAGAAGCTCTTCTGGCCAGTTTAGCCGACAAAATTGAAGACGGAAGGAACCTTTATATTGCAACAAACGAACCAGAGGCTTCCTTCTTTGATCCTTTAAAAGACAAGTACTCCACACACTTTCTTGATGAATATAAATATCTGTGGGATCAAAATAGTGACTGGTATGAAGAAATGACAAAGCTGAATAAGGGAAATCCAGTTGAGTTTGATGGATACATGAGGGTTTCTGTGGACACCGAAGTGTTCTTGAGGGGCAAAATACAGATTGAAACTTTTAACGATCTCACAAAAGATTGCAAGGATGGTATCAATACCTGCACCTCTGCTAGCTAA